Proteins found in one Corynebacterium sanguinis genomic segment:
- a CDS encoding FecCD family ABC transporter permease, translating into MRKTSRLIGATVLFAAIAAAAYIALLGQGAVELSPTQVLHVLRGGGTSREIAVVWDLRLPVAVATLLVGAALGMAGEWTQTMARNPLASPDILGVTSGAALLVVLGTVTYRPEFSQALPDFWWRAVLALCGAAGVVVLLVALGGVGTSDRIVLTGFALSLMLHAAVSYLLLKAEVLRAVEAQTWLAGSTGFVRIDGVIALSVGVLPFVALGLWCGRDLPLLAHDDISATALGVNLKARRAALLVAATGISAVVVSVVGPIGFVALLAPHLGRIVARTPNPAPVVSAAAGAALLAVCAVVAGLIPAAAPVGAVSSAIGGVALVLLVWRQSRSTR; encoded by the coding sequence ATGCGAAAAACCTCACGACTCATCGGCGCCACTGTGCTGTTCGCCGCGATCGCGGCTGCGGCCTACATCGCGCTTCTGGGCCAAGGCGCCGTGGAGCTGAGCCCCACCCAGGTACTCCACGTCCTGCGTGGCGGCGGAACAAGCCGGGAGATTGCCGTGGTGTGGGATCTGCGCCTGCCGGTCGCCGTGGCCACGCTCCTTGTCGGGGCTGCGCTCGGAATGGCGGGGGAGTGGACCCAAACGATGGCGCGCAACCCGCTGGCATCGCCCGATATTCTGGGCGTGACCTCGGGGGCCGCGCTGCTCGTGGTGCTGGGAACGGTGACGTACCGCCCGGAGTTTTCGCAAGCGCTGCCCGACTTCTGGTGGCGCGCCGTCCTCGCGCTCTGTGGTGCAGCGGGCGTGGTCGTGCTTCTGGTCGCGCTCGGCGGGGTGGGTACCAGCGACAGAATCGTGCTCACGGGGTTCGCGCTCTCACTCATGCTCCACGCCGCGGTGAGCTACCTGCTGCTCAAAGCTGAGGTGTTGCGCGCCGTGGAGGCGCAGACCTGGCTGGCGGGCTCGACTGGTTTCGTTCGCATAGATGGCGTTATCGCGCTGAGCGTTGGTGTGCTCCCGTTCGTTGCCCTCGGGTTGTGGTGTGGGCGCGATCTGCCGTTGCTTGCCCACGACGACATTTCTGCCACCGCGCTGGGTGTCAACCTTAAGGCGCGGCGCGCGGCTCTGCTAGTAGCGGCGACGGGGATCTCGGCGGTGGTGGTTTCTGTGGTCGGGCCCATCGGTTTCGTCGCGCTGCTCGCCCCGCACCTGGGGCGCATCGTTGCGCGCACGCCGAACCCGGCACCGGTGGTATCCGCCGCCGCGGGTGCCGCGCTGCTGGCGGTATGCGCGGTGGTGGCGGGGCTAATCCCCGCCGCTGCACCCGTAGGCGCAGTGTCATCAGCAATCGGCGGCGTCGCCCTCGTATTGCTGGTGTGGCGGCAGTCTCGGAGCACACGATGA
- a CDS encoding ABC transporter substrate-binding protein — MGIFSRKPTTAVALVAAAALALTGCTRGEGEPATTDGAGEARIVSLGLGDVDTLLALDVTPVAIAPWGAEGDGGESGVGPWSKELLGSARPATIYNTASGFTADVLEQVTATEPTQIIAVNQAVDVQAQESLEQIAPTTLKPEGYDNWQIPWDKQVETIAAAVDKKAEGEELIAKTEKAFADFRDSHPELVGESAAIVMPYEGKIGLYTAGDGRGQFIENLGFSIPPELQGDGSSFFVDYAPENYAALNGVDYLFVLDYNGALTALENDPTFQNLDIVKDGRVRYLATDVGNAMSMPNPVTIPWAIDKFAEQLS; from the coding sequence ATGGGAATTTTCTCGCGCAAGCCCACCACTGCAGTCGCGCTTGTGGCCGCCGCAGCACTCGCACTCACAGGCTGCACACGAGGAGAAGGCGAGCCTGCCACAACCGATGGCGCAGGTGAGGCGAGGATAGTGAGCCTCGGGCTAGGCGACGTCGACACGCTGCTCGCGCTCGATGTCACCCCCGTCGCCATTGCCCCCTGGGGCGCCGAGGGCGACGGGGGCGAAAGCGGCGTCGGGCCGTGGTCGAAGGAGCTGCTCGGCAGCGCGCGACCGGCGACAATCTACAACACGGCCAGCGGCTTTACCGCCGATGTCCTCGAACAGGTCACCGCCACCGAGCCCACCCAGATCATTGCGGTCAACCAGGCCGTCGACGTCCAAGCCCAGGAATCGCTCGAGCAGATCGCGCCGACGACACTCAAGCCCGAGGGCTACGACAACTGGCAGATCCCCTGGGACAAGCAGGTTGAAACAATCGCCGCGGCCGTCGATAAAAAAGCCGAAGGTGAGGAGTTGATCGCGAAAACCGAAAAGGCTTTCGCCGACTTCCGCGATAGCCACCCGGAGCTCGTTGGAGAGAGCGCCGCGATCGTGATGCCCTACGAGGGAAAGATTGGCCTCTACACCGCCGGCGACGGGCGCGGGCAGTTCATCGAGAACCTGGGCTTTAGCATTCCGCCCGAGCTTCAGGGAGACGGCTCCAGCTTCTTCGTCGACTACGCCCCCGAAAACTACGCGGCTTTAAACGGCGTGGATTACCTATTCGTCCTGGACTACAACGGCGCGCTCACCGCGCTGGAGAACGACCCAACGTTCCAAAACCTGGACATCGTCAAAGACGGCCGAGTGCGCTACCTCGCCACCGACGTCGGCAACGCGATGAGCATGCCCAACCCAGTGACCATTCCGTGGGCCATCGATAAGTTCGCCGAGCAGCTGTCCTAG
- a CDS encoding FecCD family ABC transporter permease produces MSVARRSTRHTGIVCAALLVAVAAAVVASLFVGSRAVPANEVLLVLRGAGTAEIRGIVWDLRVPRTLIAFAVGASLALAGALAQAWTRNPLADPGFIGITAGASCAMAIGAVLGVSATVTGSLTFAFGGAAAATGVVMLIARRSLSPLTLILAGVGVDAALRSVATLLGLFDTEVFDSMRHWVVGSTFGRGYAEAAVAWAGCAVGGVCALFAARPLDLLAMGRDTSLALGGSERRAHVGAAAGIVLLAGSATAAAGPVAFVGFAAPHIMRRLVGPQLTVLLVPAALFGGTIVLLADVLGRLVLSPGELEMSIVIAFIGAPLLIAAVHRGEGANKTVI; encoded by the coding sequence ATGAGCGTCGCACGACGAAGCACACGTCATACCGGCATTGTGTGCGCCGCGCTGCTCGTCGCCGTCGCTGCGGCGGTCGTGGCGTCGTTGTTTGTCGGCTCTCGCGCCGTGCCGGCGAACGAGGTGCTTCTTGTCCTGCGCGGTGCCGGCACGGCAGAGATCCGGGGAATCGTGTGGGACCTGCGCGTCCCGCGCACGCTCATTGCGTTCGCAGTCGGCGCCTCGCTTGCGCTGGCAGGCGCGCTGGCCCAGGCGTGGACGCGCAACCCGCTCGCCGATCCCGGCTTTATCGGCATCACTGCGGGTGCTTCCTGCGCCATGGCGATTGGAGCGGTCCTGGGCGTGAGCGCCACTGTCACCGGTTCGCTCACCTTCGCCTTCGGGGGCGCCGCCGCGGCCACCGGCGTCGTCATGCTCATTGCGCGCCGCTCGTTGTCGCCACTTACCTTGATCCTTGCCGGGGTCGGGGTCGACGCGGCGCTGCGCTCCGTTGCGACCCTGCTCGGATTATTCGACACAGAAGTCTTCGACTCCATGCGCCACTGGGTGGTGGGCTCCACCTTCGGCCGCGGCTACGCGGAAGCGGCCGTCGCCTGGGCCGGGTGCGCCGTCGGCGGGGTGTGCGCCCTGTTCGCTGCGCGTCCGCTCGACCTGCTAGCGATGGGCAGGGACACCTCCCTCGCCCTGGGCGGTTCCGAGCGGCGAGCGCATGTTGGCGCCGCGGCTGGGATCGTGCTCTTGGCCGGCAGCGCTACCGCGGCAGCCGGGCCGGTCGCCTTCGTCGGGTTCGCCGCCCCGCACATTATGCGCAGGCTTGTCGGCCCGCAGCTTACGGTCTTGCTGGTTCCCGCCGCGCTTTTCGGGGGCACCATCGTGCTGCTTGCCGACGTCCTCGGCAGGCTCGTGCTTAGCCCGGGGGAGCTGGAAATGTCCATCGTGATCGCGTTCATTGGCGCGCCGCTGCTCATCGCCGCGGTGCATCGGGGCGAGGGCGCGAACAAGACGGTGATCTAG
- a CDS encoding siderophore-interacting protein: MHTHALHTVTLLDNQQLKPRLHRLTFTADAFADFALTGPDEYFGLVIPKPGRDFEPFDIDGVNIRAAVAALPEDTRPDLRWYTIRKLDKDKKLIDVDVVTHGDSGPGSRWIRRARPGTTAGMFTCPALWTPPTGSQLLVADASALPALRHILAYQRANAPAALELTDVVAVITADEEIEDGLVTQWGDALRSLTVVDAPKQAETAATLGALRTLYPAHAPHSVWVSGEGALTKAVRSLAVNSWGVAREDVVWVPFWFHGKARP, encoded by the coding sequence ATGCATACCCACGCCCTCCACACCGTCACACTGCTCGACAATCAGCAGCTCAAGCCCCGCTTGCATAGGCTGACATTCACCGCCGATGCATTCGCCGACTTCGCCCTCACCGGCCCGGACGAGTACTTCGGCCTCGTCATACCCAAACCTGGCCGAGACTTCGAGCCGTTTGACATCGACGGCGTCAACATCCGCGCGGCGGTCGCGGCACTGCCCGAGGACACCCGCCCCGACCTGCGCTGGTACACCATCCGCAAGCTTGACAAGGACAAAAAGCTTATCGACGTCGACGTGGTCACCCACGGCGACTCCGGCCCCGGCTCGCGGTGGATCCGCCGCGCCCGGCCCGGCACAACCGCGGGGATGTTCACCTGCCCAGCGCTGTGGACCCCACCCACCGGTTCGCAACTGCTCGTCGCCGACGCCTCCGCCCTGCCCGCGCTGCGCCACATCCTCGCCTATCAGCGCGCCAACGCCCCGGCGGCGTTAGAGCTCACCGACGTTGTCGCCGTTATCACCGCCGACGAGGAGATCGAAGACGGGCTCGTCACCCAGTGGGGCGACGCACTTCGCAGTCTCACCGTCGTCGACGCACCCAAGCAGGCGGAAACGGCGGCGACGCTAGGCGCCCTGCGCACCCTCTACCCCGCACACGCGCCGCACTCCGTGTGGGTCTCTGGCGAGGGAGCACTAACCAAGGCTGTGCGCTCGCTCGCCGTCAACTCGTGGGGTGTGGCCCGAGAAGACGTCGTGTGGGTGCCGTTTTGGTTCCACGGCAAGGCCCGGCCCTAA